The proteins below are encoded in one region of Paenisporosarcina cavernae:
- a CDS encoding ABC transporter permease subunit, protein MFLRFIYVVIGIILISAFVGLFTNSLSETDPALFEKGVQLTIPSFFENVVFICQSLFNWDNLTIHGAKQREFSIFLNFWDVYFYSIILFLSSLLLSIFNGVLLTYISMMLSHKMNSLLTRTVSLFESLPDLFIIMIIQFSIVVYYQKTGTLLFPVAGTAQNESYLLPIVALAVIPTILFYRISLHLVRDEWEKPYIDLARSKGFSKKRIFFSHVMRNIIPSLFIHSKTMVLYLLSSMVIFERIFNINGIISYVIRYPSSNIIAFSLILFFVPIFLLYVVLTPMIEKITGQKLEW, encoded by the coding sequence GTGTTTTTGCGATTTATCTATGTCGTAATTGGCATTATACTGATTAGCGCGTTTGTCGGATTGTTTACGAATAGTCTGTCGGAGACTGATCCGGCTCTGTTTGAAAAAGGTGTTCAACTTACCATACCTTCTTTTTTTGAAAACGTTGTCTTCATTTGTCAGTCGCTGTTCAATTGGGATAATCTAACTATTCATGGAGCGAAGCAACGGGAATTCTCTATTTTCCTGAATTTTTGGGATGTCTATTTCTATTCCATCATCCTTTTTTTATCCTCGCTTCTGTTATCCATTTTTAACGGGGTATTGCTTACATACATTTCCATGATGCTTTCTCATAAAATGAATTCTTTACTGACAAGAACGGTGTCACTTTTTGAATCATTGCCAGACTTATTTATCATCATGATTATTCAATTTTCTATTGTGGTCTATTACCAGAAAACAGGCACGCTTTTATTCCCTGTTGCAGGCACCGCTCAAAATGAAAGTTATTTGTTGCCCATTGTAGCATTAGCTGTCATCCCGACAATCTTATTTTATCGAATTTCACTTCACCTCGTGAGGGATGAATGGGAGAAGCCTTATATTGATCTGGCTAGAAGTAAGGGGTTTAGTAAAAAACGGATTTTCTTTTCTCATGTGATGAGAAATATTATTCCTAGTCTATTTATACATAGTAAAACGATGGTGTTGTACTTACTTTCCTCTATGGTCATTTTCGAGCGCATTTTTAATATTAATGGAATTATTAGCTATGTCATTCGCTATCCTTCTTCGAATATTATTGCTTTTTCACTCATCCTATTTTTTGTACCGATATTCTTGCTCTACGTAGTGCTAACGCCAATGATTGAAAAAATTACTGGACAGAAACTGGAGTGGTAA
- a CDS encoding SDR family NAD(P)-dependent oxidoreductase has protein sequence MVKSKNILITGATSGIGYELATKLAVNGWKVYAVGRNAAKLAELESKGIHPIQADLRHTEQMDEWFSTLPAIDVAILNAGVGTFALANETTDEQIQEMFEVNVTSLMKLSARLQQTMIYRGRGHLVFVASQAGKIATPKAAVYAATKHAVLGYANALRMELQPYGIPVTTINPGPIDTPFLDLADKNASYRTSLGKFLMQPSEVAEAIIASIHRPVREVNLPRYMPILTKAYDLSPSLIERLGRPFFTKK, from the coding sequence ATGGTCAAGTCTAAAAACATTCTTATCACAGGAGCGACGAGTGGAATTGGTTACGAACTGGCGACAAAATTAGCGGTAAATGGGTGGAAGGTGTATGCAGTTGGCCGGAATGCAGCGAAATTAGCAGAATTGGAATCCAAAGGGATCCATCCCATCCAAGCGGACCTTCGCCATACTGAACAAATGGACGAGTGGTTCTCCACCTTACCCGCGATCGATGTCGCGATTTTAAATGCAGGGGTTGGAACATTTGCACTGGCGAATGAAACTACAGATGAACAGATTCAAGAAATGTTTGAAGTGAATGTAACCTCGTTGATGAAATTGTCGGCACGATTACAACAAACGATGATTTATCGTGGCAGAGGACATCTCGTGTTTGTTGCATCTCAAGCTGGAAAAATCGCGACACCAAAAGCGGCTGTCTATGCCGCGACGAAACATGCGGTACTTGGCTATGCGAACGCTTTACGGATGGAGCTACAACCATATGGCATTCCTGTAACGACCATTAATCCTGGACCAATTGACACACCGTTTCTTGATTTAGCAGATAAAAATGCGTCTTATCGCACTTCGCTGGGTAAATTTCTCATGCAACCAAGTGAAGTAGCTGAAGCGATAATAGCATCGATCCATCGACCAGTGCGAGAAGTGAATTTACCGAGGTATATGCCTATCCTTACAAAAGCCTATGATTTAAGTCCTTCGTTAATCGAACGATTGGGACGACCATTTTTCACTAAAAAATAA
- a CDS encoding MBL fold metallo-hydrolase, which yields MITRITIPTPFAVGDVHSYLVQGDVLSLIDVGPKTPEALEALNRGFTEANRTFEEVEQIILTHHHPDHAGWLDAFPNARVLGHAYNDAWLRRDDAFFQYHDAFYLDRLKEEGVPAEYYHWVEKMKRPVTLMGNRPLDMELRDMDEVPGHPGWIVMETLGHAQSHLSFWNETTGELIGGDLLLPKISSNPLIEPPTDPSDGRPKSMLQYNESLRKLLEIPVKRVYPGHGDPIDDAHTLIVERLEKQHNRAMQVHDMLAETALSTFEVTQRLFPKVYEKELGLTLSETIGQLDYLLEEGLINETKRDDGVFLYGQV from the coding sequence ATGATTACGCGAATTACGATTCCAACTCCATTTGCAGTGGGGGATGTACATAGTTATTTAGTTCAAGGTGATGTTCTTTCTTTAATCGATGTTGGTCCTAAAACGCCTGAAGCTTTAGAAGCGTTAAACCGTGGATTTACAGAGGCGAATCGCACCTTTGAAGAGGTCGAACAGATTATTTTAACGCATCATCATCCAGACCATGCGGGGTGGCTCGATGCATTTCCGAATGCACGAGTTCTTGGTCACGCTTACAATGATGCATGGTTAAGACGTGATGACGCATTTTTTCAATATCATGATGCGTTTTATTTAGATCGTTTAAAAGAAGAAGGAGTGCCTGCAGAGTATTATCACTGGGTAGAGAAGATGAAACGTCCTGTTACGTTAATGGGCAACCGTCCTCTTGATATGGAATTGCGTGATATGGACGAAGTGCCGGGCCATCCTGGTTGGATTGTGATGGAAACACTTGGGCATGCGCAGAGTCATTTATCTTTTTGGAATGAAACAACGGGAGAACTTATCGGGGGAGATCTTTTATTACCAAAAATTTCGTCCAACCCATTGATCGAACCGCCTACAGATCCATCAGATGGCCGTCCCAAATCGATGTTGCAGTATAATGAATCACTACGAAAATTACTTGAGATTCCGGTGAAACGCGTGTATCCAGGTCATGGAGATCCGATTGATGATGCACATACGTTAATTGTGGAGCGCTTAGAGAAACAACACAATCGGGCGATGCAAGTTCACGACATGCTAGCGGAAACGGCTCTTTCCACCTTTGAAGTGACGCAGCGTTTATTCCCAAAAGTATACGAAAAAGAGCTTGGATTAACGTTATCGGAGACCATCGGACAGTTAGATTACCTATTAGAAGAAGGGCTGATTAACGAAACAAAACGCGATGACGGAGTATTTTTGTATGGTCAAGTCTAA